AGGTTCAGAGAGGCCTGCTGGCAGAAAGCACATTCAGAGTGTATAATCAGTGCCCTGATTGAAATCCCTGGAGCTGCTGGTTTGCTGGTTTTGTGCTTTTTAACCCATTCAGTATCCGGATTGCTATATAGAGGCAAGATCTCTTGCAAAGGCAGCTTCAGATGCAAGTCCTGCAAGTACTTTTTAGTCCCAGCGTGAGGTATGAGTTGAAACCTGGGCATACACATGTGGAGAGTACACATAgtcataaacattttaaaaataaaatgtcatcacTTTATACTTACATGCAATTCAAGAGGTCTAGATGATGGATAAGAGTATCGGATTTGTGAAAATTCAAGGTGACTGTCTTGTTCATCATGTAGATATGGGGACAGATAGGGGGACATGAAAGGTGCTAAGGGTCCAGACATGTGCATGAAGGTGTGACGGAACACCAATCCTAATGTACATTGTTGATGGCttctttgcttgtttatttgCCTCATTTCCTGGATTCTTTTTGAAGTATTCCAACATTTCAATCATGCCATGCTATGATCTTTTTATTGATTCATTTTCCAGTTGAAATATAAACTGTGGCTTCATCAAAGAAACCACAGTGACCAAATCCACAGGAGCCAATTGCTTGTTGTCCTGTCTTAAAGTCAATAACTTGCTATGGAGAGGCATATGATTAATGGAAATTGGCAGTGGCATTCTTAATGTATAACAATTTAGAAAAGTCTTAAAGGGGATCTCAAAGGGGTGAATCTGTGCTCTAATAATTCAGAGTTTCTTCTTCCTAATGACACTCACCCATTCACCACTTTATCAACTTTATCCCTCATATAAATACCCCGCTTTCTAACCAATATCTTGTTAACTGTATGTGATTGACGCTTTACTGCTTAGTTAACATCGTTGCAGGCAGGAGGGTAGATGCATGCTGCTAGGCTGGATCGCAAAGTCAGCTCATCTTCAGTGGATGATGGCTACTCTACTTTCCCTGTGGTATGAGGCCAACAGTGTGTAACAGCATGTGTCAGTATGCAACAGCAACTAAATGACATGACTGCAAATTGGGCAACTGCTATAGAGTCCCGATTTGCAAATATTATGAAATACTTCCACTTGCACTTGAGTCTTCAGTTTGATCACCTTTGGAATGATTGGCGGCTAAATAAATTCCGGTACTATTCCTTAAATGTCTTTCACTTCAGTCAAGGCAGTCTTGTAGATAGTTAGAACAAACAGGCCAAGGGTCACTAGGACCCTGAATCGAAACTAGTAAGCAATCCTTGCTCAAATGTTAATATTTATTTGGGTAAAATGAATAAGATAGAAGCTAAATCAAATGGGATGTGATTTAAAAGTGGAATCAAAGAAATGAAAGGCCATCTGGCGTTGTGTTCAGAGCTCAGAGGGTTTCTCTCCCTTGGTGATCTACGTTTCCTCAGGCCAGCATGACGGTTCAGTCAACTGGATTGCTCTGTGGCACAGACAACAGCCCGCACCCCCTTCCTGTGAGTGCCTAAGAACTTCAGAAATCTGCTTACTACTGTGTATTTCCAACTGGAGAGCTCATCAGGAATTACTAGAGATTACACGCTGTAATTCCATGTGTAGGGTATTTTATGTCACCGAAGATGTGCATTTCATTTCTGCTTCATTTTTTAAGCGTTTTAAATCTTTTCTACCATCTGGGAAAGAGCTGCAGTTCTTTAAGCAGCACAATCCTTTTCCTTTCTCCTTGTGGTGACTAGGGATACCTGGTGATGATGTCTCATGCTGGTTACGTTAATACTCTATACCAGCAAGAAAAAGGAACAGAGTTCTGCTTGCACTGTATATTTGTGTTGCTCAGTTTAGCCTGctactgtttatttattgaaCTTGCTAGTCATACTGATAGCTTAAATGACAGCCACAGATCCTTAATACATTCCAGTCAGTGGAGAAGTCTTGAGATTGGGACAGCGAAGCGTATGAGCCTGGTCCCTCAAAATCAGGGACAGTTGAGAATTCTTTAAGGTCACATATGCTTTCCCTTCAGTACCACGACATGGTTGTAGGAGAATAGAAGCACTTTTACAGTAATCTGCTTGGAGCTTCATGCAATGCATGCTAATTAAAACTCCTAATGGAAAtggaaaagtaatttaaaaatgccTCTTGTCTCAGCTTCTCCATTCATTCTTGCAGAATGTTCTCTCTGCTGCCTCGCTCATTGAGGGCTCCACAAGCTGGGAAGCAACTCCATATCACTGGGCAAGGGACACATTGATCTTTTACAATTGTCCCTGCTTAGCTTAGACAATCTGGTGAGATTGTAGGACTAACAATTGTGTACCAGTATAGAAGAGAGGACCGCTCTGTATAGATTTTAATAAAAGTTAAATAAGCTGACATAAGCAATTCAAAATCGAAATTAAGGGTAGGAAAAAGTATTTGAACTAGAATGTTAATCTGCGTACTGAAAATATTAAATTCTGTAGTTTTCACTTTAAGAGCTTTTATACTGTAGGTTGACTCACCAATCATTCTATTTTCTTTACTTCACTAAGAATAATAAAGTCATTTAATATGATTCGCTAAGTATTAGCCTGTTGCAGGGGTTCATTTAGCATTTAACAGCTCAAGCAGCACAAACCTGTCCAATGACATCCCTCAGCATGCTAACAATGTACTTTCTAATATTTCATGCTCCTTGCAACGTGCAAAGGAGTATTTCTTCCATTAATCAAGCTGTCTGAACTCTCCCCCACCTCGCCACAGGCTTCTGTGTAGTAAGATTGGAACCTGTGCAACAAAAACATCTGACAGGAAAATGCCTCCTTCATTCTGGAGCATTCTGACCTAATGCTGTCTGAGATCAGAGTGATACTGTATCTACTCCTACACCCTCCCTCTAAGGCACTCTATAAccttaaaacactcaatcatacaaCATCCAGCAGAACAACAACTTCGTTTTAGGTCATCTATCCTTTTATCAGACCCCGCTGGTACACAGACAGCTGGATTTTTACAGTACGAGGGACTCCACCTAGTTTGCATCAACGGTTATTTTTAGGGATAATCCTGGAATAACCATGGCTAGGTGGTTGATGAAATCCAGGGTGATTCAGTCAGGGAACTCATGTGATAGATTATTAAGCAGGTACTTAGTGGATTGAGGTATGATATAAAACCCTTCCTTGCCGATCActggacgtattgtttatcgaaggacaaatgAGATGCTAGGCATTCGATTTGTTCTGGTATTGGAAGctcctaaaatatgcttgatgctTACATGATTTGAtttaaggttaaagtgagttccctgctagagccaccgctttgcttaatttcTCCAGGGTTATAAAAGCAGGGGGAAAAATACAATGCAGCTTATCCTGGTGGGTTTAGGTTGATCAAGATCACCTCTTTTCACCCTGGAAGTAAAGGTGCAGGCTGGGAAGTCTGTCCGGATCCATCGGTCTTATGCTTGGTAAGCCACTCGTGACCCCTGCACACTTGTGTTCTAAGCAGGGTGGACAGGTGGGGGAGGTGCCACTGTTAATATGACACTGAGAggaaacaccagagcccagagagACACCAGGGTGGCACAGCGAAATAAACAAGTTAAACATGTGCAACAGGATGGAAGCAGGGCATAAACAGGAAACCACGCAGATCATAAGCTAGGGTCAAGCTGAACCACAACCATTTCAATCACCACTAAAATACAAGACTGCACTCAACCATTAGAGTTTCATTTTACTTCTACATTCTCTTTAATGGACACATTTCCTCCCCTTTATCACGATTCTGTTCCCCTCACACATGCTAGAGACAGATTATAACATACATTAGCTGGAGGACCGGGAGAAAATTGGAGGGTCCAGTATGCCTTGTCAAACATGACCTTTTTTGAAAGCAAGGTTATCAATTATTACCAGCTGTGTAGCAGAGCAGCAGGATAATAGACGGAATCCATGGAGCACTGGGCTATAAAGCCATTTATAAATGAGGCTTAGGGAGCGTAGGGAGCTGAGATTACTCAAGAacattataaatttcattattaatgctttataagGTCTGCTAATAAACACCTTATTAACCCTCATTTGTAAATGTCTAGAGATAGCGTGCTCTTTCATATTTATATGGCATCTATTAATCATTAATAAATGGTTAATAAAGTATTTATTAGCGGACCTTATAAAGCATTACTAATGGCACTAATAAGGTGCTTTATAACTATGTAAAACCTGTTTGTTCATAGTTTATATACTATGTATTCATCATCTATAAAGGGTTAATACAGTGTTTATTACTGGACCATATAAAGTGCTACCGCTTTAGCTCAGGACTGATTCTCTTTTGGTCTCAGCGTTTACAGTGTGGACAAGTTGTATGTTTTGTGCCATGAAGCACAAGGTTGTAATGTGTTAacgtttcagtaggtttcatttgactttatgaagcaaaatgtttttattctacagggtggtgcaaaacctttagccatagctgtacactctGTGTTCAGAAAACATTGGTGCAAGGGTTATTAAGGTGCAAACGAAGGGATAAGAATGAAGGGTTTTAGTGGTCTCTGCAGAGTAATATTAAACTGTATCACTTAGTGCTCTGGCTAAAGTGTTTGATCCAAGGACGTTTCTCCTCCaccacccattgcacgcatcagTGTCTGATAAAGGTGGTATTTAAATGGAAGATTATTCATTTCTTTATTAATTACCCTGCATGATCCATGTTGCTGGCAGCTGCTCAAGCAAAGATGTCCTTCCAGTGCGGGCTCCTCTGCTCCAGTTCTGTCACTATGCATATTAATCTAGCCTGATGCAGCACAGTCATGTTATTTTGCTTTGCATTCAAAACATCCTTGAGTTGAATAAAAAAGAATCAATCCGTCTACTTTCATGTCAGAAATGGTTAGCTTCTTTTTCCTTTCTTGGCACTGGGGCTTATCAGTGTCATTGACATACTGAGAGCACTGAAGCTGTTTAATGTTTTTCTACATTTGTCAACTATTTATCAATCAATAACCAACCAATCAAACCAGGGTCCAGTAATTAGTAGTTTGTTAGTTAATGCAGAGAAACATTAAAGTGATGATCAGATGTGAATACACAGAGGTTTCAAATGATGATGTTTTTCAACATTTCTGACATTTGCTGGTAATTGATGCAAAGACTGAAGAGATCTAGGAGATAAATAATATGAATAgaagtagatagatagatagatagatagatagatagatagatagatagatagatagatagatagatagaaagccCTTAACTATAACTTGCTGTGAATAAATCCaatcaatttacattttttttgacaaatacatctttattttcatttacaaCATTTGTAAACAGCTTGTCGCAGTGCCAATAAATAATAAGAACCCAAAGCAATCTTTTAAATCTCTCGAtttatagatatatacagtatatatgtatctCTTACAAACAAAGCATATATGCAACCAGAATGCAGACCTTGCATTACACAAGAAACCACAGCGTAGCCTGGTGATCCACTTGTACAATCAGAGTTGTGCAATTAAATCTGTACCCCACAGCACTGCAGTGATGAGAACTGGACAGATTGTATATACATTGGAATCCCTTTATTATGCATGTAATACTGTTAATGGTCTTACTGGTGAGTTTGTCACAATGGCAGGTGGTAACTGGAGAGGGCTGGTCTACGTGGTGCATTTTAAATACCTCTGGAGGGCTGGGCTTCAGTTGAGTAGATGGGGCTCTGGGAAATAACAGCACAATTCAGCACAACTGGTATTGGTAACTGGCACTGAACAGCCTCAATCTCAACCCCACAAAGGATTGCCATAACATTGTCAATAGGGTCTAAGGGTCACcataaattcttattttaagcaacatatattataaataaatacatgaacaccAGTGACCAATACTATATTGTCTAAAAAGCACCTCCATGGTGATCAGGTCTCATTTCCCCTGAAATATTCTCAGCGACACTTTCAACTGGGAGTTAGCATCTGCTGTTGTTCAATAGAATCAGCTTGTCATCTTCATCTCCATTTTCAATGGCACACATATTGTCTTTGTGGTTCTCTTTAAACTTTTGAATCCCCAAAACCTTCATTCCGTTTCTTGACTGCACAAACTAGAAAACAGATTGTTGTGTTCAGTGGGGATTTAAATCCCCATGTTAATTTGAAAAACCCAGATCACCCACACCCAGAGCAACCCAAGTCAACATCCTTTTGAAGACATACACTATCGCCACCTTCTGGACACTGAAGGACATAactgaataacattttttttttctttcaaaaaacatCTGCCTCCTTATTTATAACACAATCTTgaatattttaaattgaatatttCAGCCTGATCAATGATGTAGTGCAGTCTTTTAGTTAGATATCATCAATATACTGTTTCTATGCACCCTCAAAACCGCAGCATATCTGACAGCCCAATTCTCGACAATAATATTGGCACTAGTTGAAAAAAACAAGAGAATATCTGTGATAAATCAAATACTGAAATGGAACAGCGTCTTTGCTGTTTTTGTTCTGCAGTTATAGATACACCTTCTTTGATCTGATAAACAATAACACCATAATGCACATGAGTTGTCCGTGAGCAGTTATTAATGTATCTTACAACATTTGTGAGATTGGGAGGTAAGTACAGAATCCACCCCAAATCCACACCGGTTTTATCAAACCGAGACATGGTCCATAGCTCTCAGTGCCTGGCCAGCCCACCTGGTTAGCTCTTAACTAATCCCTCAGTTACTTTCTCATCTCTACAGACTCCTAGAGGATTTCCTGCCAGTGTCGGCAGGTGGTGTGGCTCTCAGGCAGCCCGTTAAAGAGCCGCGTGGAGTTGCTGAATTCCTTGTTCCGCAGTGCCTCCTTCTGGACTACTGGCCGCTTGCAGCAGCATAGTTGGGCACACAGACACCGTCGGCAGTGAGCAGCATCGCGGCACAGGAACTTGCGGAAGTTGGGTTTGAAGAGAAGGTAGACCACAGGGTTGTAGAGGGTTGAGGACTTGGCCAAGATGGCAGCGATGGCAAACGCCGTAGGTGGAACCCGCGTGGCGTCTCCGAAAGCCGCCCACATTGCCACCACCGCATACGGGCTCCAGGCCACCAGGAATCCAATACATACCACAATTGAGAGCTGGAAGAGAAGGAGGGCGCTATCAGTTGCCTACAGTCAATCCTGATTATTCATTTGTTTATAATGGCACACTGTAGTTTCAGATTCAGAACTGGAACTCTCGCCTATTGTTCTGCTTCATGTAAAGCTGTTGCCTCAGCCTCCTTACCTTGATGATGAGCTTGTGGGCATTGCTGGTCTTGGTCTGAGGGGAGATGTGCTGCTGGACAGCCTGTCGTGAACCCCGCACAGTCAGCAGGATGAAGGTGTAGGAGGTGAAGATGATGGTGCAGGGCACAACGTAGCAGAAGGCGAAGAGCGACACAATATAGGTCATGGCAGACAGCTCACTGTTAGGCGCCTGCCAGTTGATGCAGCACGCTGTGCCATACGGCTCTGGCCCGTAATGACCCCACTTTGCCAAGGGAGCTCCTGCAAAGATCAAGGCGTAACACCACACACCCGCCACCAGGAGGCAGGCATGGGCTGACGAGAACTTGTTACCTGTCAGTGAGGGaacgcacaaaaaaaaaagagtggaCAAGCTGAATACATTCTGGAACATCTAT
The sequence above is drawn from the Acipenser ruthenus chromosome 29, fAciRut3.2 maternal haplotype, whole genome shotgun sequence genome and encodes:
- the LOC131702168 gene encoding opsin-5-like, whose translation is MRNASETALFVSTMSRENDVIMGTIYSVFGVLSLLGNCVLLFVAYRKKSSLKPAEFFIINMSLSDLGMTLTLFPLAIPSAFSHRWLFDDVACQYYAFCGVLFGLCSLTNLTVLSSVCCLKVCYPSYGNKFSSAHACLLVAGVWCYALIFAGAPLAKWGHYGPEPYGTACCINWQAPNSELSAMTYIVSLFAFCYVVPCTIIFTSYTFILLTVRGSRQAVQQHISPQTKTSNAHKLIIKLSIVVCIGFLVAWSPYAVVAMWAAFGDATRVPPTAFAIAAILAKSSTLYNPVVYLLFKPNFRKFLCRDAAHCRRCLCAQLCCCKRPVVQKEALRNKEFSNSTRLFNGLPESHTTCRHWQEIL